The Cellulomonas wangleii genome includes a region encoding these proteins:
- the chvE gene encoding multiple monosaccharide ABC transporter substrate-binding protein, with amino-acid sequence MSLAWKKSAIAMVAAGVLVGSMAACSSERDSATESTEGGSAEDTFVGIAMPTKSLPRWNRDGAHLEGLLEEAGYETSLQYADNKVDQQVTQLENMINQGADFLVVAPIDDTALAPTLQQAADAGVTVIAYDRLLLGTPNVDYYATFDNYRVGTMQGEFIVEALDLESGAGPFNLEPFAGSPDDNNAKFFFAGAWDVLSEYVDNGQLVVPSGKQPASNDDWTSIGIQGWVSDTAQAEMENRLNSFYADGAKVDVVLSPNDSLALGIAQALAGAGYAPGADYPVLTGQDADEANVLNMIDGKQSMSVWKDTRMLGDQVATMIQQILDGETVEVNDEETYDNGEKVVPTYLLDPQVITPDNVEVLVDSEFYTADELGL; translated from the coding sequence ATGTCACTGGCGTGGAAGAAGAGCGCGATCGCGATGGTCGCCGCGGGTGTGCTCGTCGGGTCCATGGCGGCCTGCAGCAGCGAGCGGGACTCGGCGACCGAGAGCACCGAAGGAGGCAGCGCGGAGGACACCTTCGTCGGCATCGCGATGCCGACGAAGAGCCTGCCGCGGTGGAACCGCGACGGGGCGCACCTCGAGGGCCTGCTGGAGGAGGCGGGCTACGAGACGAGCCTGCAGTACGCCGACAACAAGGTCGACCAGCAGGTCACCCAGCTGGAGAACATGATCAACCAGGGGGCTGACTTCCTGGTCGTCGCGCCGATCGACGACACGGCGCTCGCGCCGACGCTCCAGCAGGCTGCGGACGCGGGCGTCACCGTCATCGCGTACGACCGTCTGCTGCTCGGCACGCCGAACGTCGACTACTACGCCACCTTCGACAACTACCGCGTCGGCACGATGCAGGGGGAGTTCATCGTCGAGGCGCTCGACCTCGAGAGCGGTGCGGGCCCGTTCAACCTCGAGCCGTTCGCCGGGTCGCCGGACGACAACAACGCGAAGTTCTTCTTCGCCGGGGCGTGGGACGTGCTCTCGGAGTACGTCGACAACGGCCAGCTCGTCGTGCCGTCGGGCAAGCAACCGGCGTCCAACGACGACTGGACGTCCATCGGGATCCAGGGCTGGGTCTCCGACACGGCCCAGGCCGAGATGGAGAACCGCCTGAACTCGTTCTACGCGGACGGTGCGAAGGTCGACGTCGTCCTGTCGCCCAACGACTCCCTCGCGCTCGGCATCGCCCAGGCGCTCGCGGGCGCCGGGTACGCCCCCGGCGCGGACTACCCGGTGCTCACCGGGCAGGACGCGGACGAGGCGAACGTCCTCAACATGATCGACGGCAAGCAGTCGATGTCGGTGTGGAAGGACACCCGCATGCTGGGTGACCAGGTCGCCACGATGATCCAGCAGATCCTCGACGGCGAGACCGTCGAGGTCAACGACGAGGAGACCTACGACAACGGCGAGAAGGTCGTCCCGACCTACCTCCTCGACCCGCAGGTCATCACGCCGGACAACGTCGAGGTCCTCGTCGACTCGGAGTTCTACACCGCCGACGAGCTCGGTCTGTGA
- the pulA gene encoding pullulanase-type alpha-1,6-glucosidase — protein sequence MAGRPQPRPPAPRTARRLVAAVAAAAVAAGGALALTAPAAAAAGSVVLVGSLQDELGCAADWDPACAATTLGPTDVPGRFSATFTVPAGSHEWKVALDGSWDASYGADGTDANTPLVLAGPADLTFTYDDATHRTSVVVEDLTGGYTDADAALVADPVRDAGAGESFYFVLTDRFANGDPTNDTGGLTGDRLTTGLDPTDKGFYHGGDLAGLRERLDYIEGLGTTAIWLTPSFLNRPVQGTGADASAGYHGYWITDFTRIDPHLGTNAELEALIDDAHARGIKVYFDIITNHTADVIDYAEGTQDYVDQATEPYRDATGEPFDPADFAGTGEFPTLDAERSFPYTPVVDPAEADLKVPAWLNDPTLYHNRGNSTWEGESVTHGDFSGLDDLMTEHPTVVDGFVEVYEAWVDLGVDGFRIDTVKHVDREFWDVFTTQVAQHAAAAGNPDFFMFGEVYDADAALTAPYVRETDMNAVLDFPFQAAAANYAKGLSAAGLQALFASDDRYTTPTSNAQALPTFLGNHDMGRIGYVVKGAEDPQARSGLAHSLMYLTRGQPVVYYGDEQGFVGDDGQSGGDKAARQSLFATQVDEYADQALLDGTPAGSVDRYDTGTALYTHVAALAELRAATPALTTGAQVERYADGAVYAFSRVGDDDVEHLVALNNAAAPATVTLDTLTPGATFTPLLTTSGTDAVDGAPVTADGEGAVTLTVPPFGATVLRAGTTVATGDDAIALTVPAPGAALTGLAPVAADVADDVAAATSFAYRVVGDDAWTPLGTAETTTPRVFHDVADLAPGTLVEYRAVREDAAGARSAASTYGSVGVAVDGVEPPAGPGDALVTVPGSHNAAMGCPGDWQPECEAARLTSTNGLVYSGTFTLPPGSYEYKVAVGGTWDENYGAGGTPGGDNITYAVTGDGPQQVTFVYDATTHQVTSSAQGALLTLPGSYQSEAGCAADWDPACLATALVDGDGDGTATLTLPDLAAGTYEVKVAHGLSWDENYGVDGVRGGANIAFSVPGGAPVTFTYDLATHVLTVQASDPPLPGTGQLAAHWVDARTLAWPASFVPSGTDPTTLGFTLHGAADATLEVVDGQVTGGEEVALAVVPGGLTEAQRARFPALAGYLALRVDADRAAVERLLTGELLVRQADADGVAQAITGVQVPGVLDDLYGSRAVKRTLGTTWAKGAPSLALWAPTAQDVDLLVWPADRRGAVDTSADPVRTAAKRQADGSWTAAGPRAWAGAAYLWEVTVYAPTTGEVEVNRVTDPYAVALTPSSTHGVLVDLDDPRYRPRQWERTRLPVVRPVDQTIYELHVRDFSISDETVPERLRGTYGAFAVRSSDGRDYLRRLADAGLTTVHLLPTFDIASIEEDRDAQATPGCDLAELPPDSPQQQECVRAVAGQDAFNWGYDSWHWTAPEGSYAVDAHGGARIAEFRSMVGALHADGLQVVLDQVFNHTAASGQDAKSVLDRVVPGYYHRLNATGQVETSTCCQNVATEHAMAEKMMVDSVVTWARDHKVDGFRFDLMGHHSRQTMEKVRAALDRLTPRRDGVDGSAVYLYGEGWNFGEVADDRLFEQATQGQLGGTGIGTFSDRLRDAVRGGGPFDEDPRLQGFGSGAFTDPNGAPVNGTADEQLARVQHQADLVRLGMAGNLRDYRLLASDGTVRRGDQLDYNGQPAGYADSPEEVVTYVDAHDNETLFDNLYLKLPQDTPMADRVRMNTVSLATATLAQTPSFWHAGADLLRSKSLDRNSYDSGDWFNELDWSQQTNGFGRGLPPAPDNEAKWGFQQPLLADPALVPAPGDIATAAAASAELLELRSSTRLFRLGDARLIEEKVTFPGSGPEAAPGVVVMHVDDRRRAGSWRPPTDVDPRLDGLLVVVNASDEPTTQTVEPLAGRGYALSPVQATGVDPVVRGTTYDRATGTVVVPARTVAVLVEDARPGSGGGWWRGACGVLGRWLPGLCG from the coding sequence ATGGCCGGCCGTCCCCAGCCCCGCCCACCCGCCCCACGCACGGCCCGTCGCCTCGTCGCCGCGGTGGCCGCCGCCGCCGTCGCCGCCGGCGGTGCCCTCGCGCTCACGGCGCCCGCCGCGGCCGCCGCCGGGTCCGTCGTGCTGGTCGGCAGCCTGCAGGACGAGCTCGGCTGCGCCGCCGACTGGGACCCCGCCTGCGCCGCGACCACGCTCGGCCCCACCGACGTGCCCGGACGCTTCTCCGCGACGTTCACGGTGCCCGCCGGCAGCCACGAGTGGAAGGTGGCGCTCGACGGCAGCTGGGACGCGTCGTACGGCGCCGACGGCACCGACGCGAACACCCCGCTGGTGCTCGCCGGCCCTGCCGACCTCACGTTCACCTACGACGACGCCACGCACCGCACGTCCGTGGTCGTCGAGGACCTCACGGGCGGCTACACCGACGCCGACGCCGCGCTGGTCGCCGACCCGGTCCGCGACGCCGGCGCGGGAGAGAGCTTCTACTTCGTCCTCACCGACCGGTTCGCGAACGGTGACCCGACCAACGACACGGGCGGCCTGACCGGTGACCGCCTGACCACCGGCCTCGACCCCACCGACAAGGGCTTCTACCACGGCGGCGACCTGGCGGGACTGCGCGAGCGGCTCGACTACATCGAGGGGCTGGGCACCACCGCGATCTGGCTGACGCCGTCGTTCCTCAACCGCCCGGTGCAGGGGACGGGCGCCGACGCGTCGGCCGGCTACCACGGCTACTGGATCACGGACTTCACGCGGATCGACCCGCACCTGGGCACGAACGCCGAGCTCGAGGCGCTCATCGACGACGCGCACGCGCGCGGCATCAAGGTCTACTTCGACATCATCACGAACCACACGGCCGACGTCATCGACTACGCCGAGGGCACCCAGGACTACGTCGACCAGGCGACCGAGCCGTACCGCGACGCGACGGGCGAGCCGTTCGACCCGGCGGACTTCGCGGGCACCGGCGAGTTCCCGACGCTCGACGCGGAGCGGTCGTTCCCCTACACCCCCGTGGTCGACCCGGCCGAGGCGGACCTCAAGGTCCCGGCGTGGCTCAACGACCCGACGCTCTACCACAACCGCGGGAACTCGACGTGGGAGGGGGAGTCGGTCACGCACGGGGACTTCAGCGGGCTCGACGACCTCATGACCGAGCACCCCACGGTCGTCGACGGCTTCGTCGAGGTCTACGAGGCGTGGGTCGACCTGGGCGTCGACGGCTTCCGCATCGACACGGTCAAGCACGTCGACCGTGAGTTCTGGGACGTGTTCACCACGCAGGTCGCGCAGCACGCGGCGGCGGCCGGGAACCCGGACTTCTTCATGTTCGGCGAGGTCTACGACGCCGACGCCGCGCTCACCGCGCCCTACGTGCGTGAGACCGACATGAACGCCGTCCTCGACTTCCCCTTCCAGGCGGCTGCGGCGAACTACGCCAAGGGCCTGTCCGCCGCGGGGCTGCAGGCGCTGTTCGCGAGCGACGACCGCTACACCACGCCGACGAGCAACGCGCAGGCGCTGCCCACGTTCCTCGGCAACCACGACATGGGCCGCATCGGGTACGTCGTGAAGGGCGCGGAGGACCCGCAGGCGCGCTCCGGGCTGGCGCACTCCCTGATGTACCTGACGCGCGGCCAGCCCGTCGTCTACTACGGCGACGAGCAGGGGTTCGTCGGCGACGACGGCCAGAGCGGCGGGGACAAGGCCGCCCGGCAGTCGCTCTTCGCCACGCAGGTCGACGAGTACGCCGACCAGGCGCTGCTCGACGGCACCCCCGCGGGCTCGGTCGACCGGTACGACACGGGCACGGCGCTCTACACGCACGTCGCGGCGCTGGCGGAGCTGCGGGCCGCGACGCCGGCGCTGACCACCGGGGCGCAGGTCGAGCGCTACGCGGACGGCGCGGTGTACGCCTTCTCGCGGGTGGGCGACGACGACGTCGAGCACCTGGTCGCCCTCAACAACGCCGCCGCGCCGGCGACGGTCACGCTCGACACGCTGACCCCCGGCGCGACGTTCACGCCGCTGCTCACGACGTCGGGCACGGACGCGGTCGACGGCGCGCCGGTCACCGCCGACGGTGAGGGAGCGGTCACGCTCACGGTCCCGCCGTTCGGTGCCACGGTCCTGCGGGCCGGCACGACCGTCGCCACCGGCGACGACGCGATCGCCCTGACCGTGCCCGCGCCGGGGGCGGCACTCACCGGCCTCGCGCCCGTGGCGGCCGACGTCGCCGACGACGTGGCGGCAGCCACCTCGTTCGCCTACCGGGTCGTCGGCGACGACGCCTGGACGCCGCTCGGCACCGCCGAGACCACCACGCCGCGCGTCTTCCACGACGTCGCCGACCTGGCGCCGGGCACCCTGGTGGAGTACCGCGCCGTGCGTGAGGACGCGGCCGGCGCCCGCAGCGCGGCGTCGACGTACGGCAGCGTCGGGGTCGCGGTCGACGGCGTCGAGCCGCCGGCCGGCCCCGGCGACGCGCTCGTCACGGTCCCCGGCAGCCACAACGCGGCGATGGGCTGCCCGGGCGACTGGCAGCCGGAGTGCGAGGCCGCACGCCTGACGTCGACCAACGGGCTCGTGTACTCCGGGACGTTCACCCTCCCGCCGGGCTCGTACGAGTACAAGGTCGCGGTGGGGGGCACCTGGGACGAGAACTACGGCGCGGGCGGCACCCCGGGCGGCGACAACATCACGTACGCCGTCACGGGCGACGGCCCGCAGCAGGTGACGTTCGTGTACGACGCGACCACGCACCAGGTGACGTCGTCGGCCCAGGGCGCCCTGCTCACGCTGCCGGGCTCGTACCAGAGCGAGGCGGGCTGCGCCGCCGACTGGGACCCCGCGTGCCTGGCGACCGCCCTGGTCGACGGCGACGGTGACGGCACCGCGACGCTCACGCTGCCGGACCTGGCGGCCGGCACCTACGAGGTCAAGGTCGCCCACGGTCTGTCGTGGGACGAGAACTACGGCGTCGACGGCGTCCGCGGCGGCGCGAACATCGCCTTCTCGGTGCCGGGCGGAGCGCCCGTCACCTTCACGTACGACCTGGCGACGCACGTGCTGACGGTGCAGGCCTCGGACCCGCCCCTTCCCGGCACCGGGCAGCTCGCCGCGCACTGGGTCGACGCACGCACGCTCGCCTGGCCCGCGTCGTTCGTCCCGAGCGGGACGGACCCGACGACGCTCGGCTTCACGCTGCACGGCGCGGCCGACGCGACCCTCGAGGTCGTCGACGGGCAGGTCACCGGCGGCGAGGAGGTCGCGCTCGCGGTCGTGCCCGGTGGGTTGACCGAAGCCCAGCGCGCCCGGTTCCCGGCGCTCGCCGGGTACCTCGCGCTGCGCGTCGACGCCGACCGCGCCGCGGTCGAGCGGCTGCTCACGGGTGAGCTGCTGGTGAGGCAGGCGGACGCCGACGGTGTCGCGCAGGCGATCACCGGCGTCCAGGTTCCGGGCGTGCTCGACGACCTGTACGGCAGCCGGGCGGTGAAGCGCACGCTGGGCACCACGTGGGCCAAGGGCGCGCCGTCGCTCGCGCTGTGGGCGCCCACCGCCCAGGACGTCGACCTGCTGGTGTGGCCCGCGGACCGGCGCGGCGCCGTCGACACGTCGGCCGATCCCGTGCGGACCGCCGCGAAGCGGCAGGCCGACGGCTCGTGGACCGCGGCCGGGCCGCGTGCCTGGGCCGGCGCGGCGTACCTGTGGGAGGTGACGGTCTACGCGCCCACGACGGGGGAGGTCGAGGTCAACCGGGTCACCGACCCGTACGCGGTGGCGCTGACGCCGAGCTCGACGCACGGCGTGCTCGTCGACCTCGACGACCCGCGCTACCGCCCGCGGCAGTGGGAGCGCACGCGGCTGCCGGTCGTGCGGCCGGTGGACCAGACGATCTACGAGCTGCACGTGCGCGACTTCTCGATCTCCGACGAGACGGTGCCCGAGCGGCTGCGCGGCACGTACGGCGCGTTCGCCGTGCGCAGCAGCGACGGCCGCGACTACCTGCGGCGGCTGGCCGACGCGGGGCTGACGACCGTGCACCTGCTGCCCACGTTCGACATCGCGTCGATCGAGGAGGACCGGGACGCGCAGGCGACGCCGGGCTGCGACCTCGCGGAGCTGCCGCCGGACTCGCCGCAGCAGCAGGAGTGCGTCCGCGCCGTCGCGGGCCAGGACGCGTTCAACTGGGGCTACGACTCGTGGCACTGGACCGCGCCCGAGGGCTCGTACGCGGTCGACGCCCACGGGGGTGCCCGCATCGCGGAGTTCCGGTCCATGGTCGGGGCGCTGCACGCCGACGGCCTGCAGGTGGTCCTCGACCAGGTGTTCAACCACACGGCTGCCAGCGGGCAGGACGCCAAGAGCGTGCTGGACCGCGTCGTGCCCGGGTACTACCACCGGCTGAACGCGACCGGTCAGGTGGAGACGTCGACCTGCTGCCAGAACGTGGCCACCGAGCACGCCATGGCCGAGAAGATGATGGTCGACTCGGTCGTCACGTGGGCCCGGGACCACAAGGTCGACGGCTTCCGCTTCGACCTCATGGGCCACCACTCGCGCCAGACGATGGAGAAGGTCCGTGCCGCGCTCGACCGCCTGACCCCGCGGCGTGACGGCGTCGACGGCTCCGCGGTCTACCTGTACGGCGAGGGCTGGAACTTCGGCGAGGTGGCCGACGACCGGCTGTTCGAGCAGGCCACGCAGGGGCAGCTGGGCGGGACGGGCATCGGGACGTTCTCCGACCGGCTGCGCGACGCGGTGCGCGGCGGCGGCCCGTTCGACGAGGACCCGCGGCTGCAGGGCTTCGGCTCCGGGGCGTTCACCGACCCCAACGGCGCGCCGGTCAACGGCACCGCGGACGAGCAGCTCGCGCGGGTGCAGCACCAGGCCGACCTGGTCCGGCTCGGCATGGCGGGCAACCTGCGGGACTACCGGCTGCTCGCGAGCGACGGCACGGTGCGTCGCGGCGACCAGCTCGACTACAACGGGCAGCCGGCGGGCTACGCCGACTCCCCGGAGGAGGTCGTCACGTACGTCGACGCGCACGACAACGAGACGCTGTTCGACAACCTGTACCTCAAGCTGCCGCAGGACACGCCCATGGCGGACCGGGTCCGGATGAACACGGTGTCCCTCGCCACGGCGACGCTCGCCCAGACGCCGTCGTTCTGGCACGCGGGAGCCGACCTGCTGCGCAGCAAGTCGCTGGACCGCAACTCCTACGACTCGGGTGACTGGTTCAACGAGCTCGACTGGTCGCAGCAGACCAACGGCTTCGGCCGCGGGCTGCCCCCGGCGCCGGACAACGAGGCGAAGTGGGGCTTCCAGCAGCCGCTGCTGGCGGACCCCGCGCTGGTGCCCGCACCCGGTGACATCGCCACGGCCGCGGCTGCGTCCGCCGAGCTGCTGGAGCTGCGCTCCTCGACGCGCCTGTTCCGGCTCGGGGACGCGCGGCTGATCGAGGAGAAGGTCACCTTCCCCGGGTCCGGTCCCGAGGCCGCACCGGGCGTGGTCGTCATGCACGTGGACGACCGTCGGCGCGCCGGCTCCTGGCGCCCGCCCACGGACGTGGACCCGCGGCTCGACGGACTGCTGGTCGTGGTCAACGCGTCCGACGAGCCGACCACGCAGACGGTCGAACCACTCGCCGGCCGGGGCTACGCGCTCTCGCCGGTGCAGGCGACCGGGGTCGACCCGGTGGTGCGGGGGACCACCTACGACCGGGCGACCGGGACCGTGGTGGTCCCGGCGCGGACCGTGGCCGTGCTCGTCGAGGACGCGCGCCCCGGCTCCGGCGGCGGCTGGTGGCGCGGTGCGTGCGGGGTGCTCGGACGCTGGCTGCCGGGTCTCTGCGGGTGA
- the mmsA gene encoding multiple monosaccharide ABC transporter ATP-binding protein, producing MDTEHILEMRGITKTFPGVKALSDVNLAVRRGEIHAVCGENGAGKSTLMKVLSGIYPHGTYEGDILLDGQVQEFRGIRDSERQGVVIIHQELALSPYLSIAENIFLGNERAARGVVDWNRTNAEAARLLERVGLTERPDTRVSDIGVGKQQLVEIAKALSKEVRLLILDEPTAALNDEDSAHLLGLIEGLRGQGITSIIISHKLNEIEAIADTTTILRDGRTVESLDMRGGEPVSEERIIRGMVGRPLDHRFPEHTPRIGEEVLRIEDWTVHHPVDQTRKVVDGAGLTVRRGEIVGLAGLMGAGRTELAMSVFGRSYGTRISGRLYKDGREITAASVRQAIAHGIAYATEDRKRFGLNLIDSVQHNVSAAALDKLSRGGVVDREAEARVAEQYRTELNIRTPTIAALVGKLSGGNQQKVVLSKWIYADPDVLILDEPTRGIDVGAKYEIYTIINRLADEGKGVLVISSELPELIGVCDRIYAFSQGCVTGEVARADATQEHLMHFMTMDKDGIAR from the coding sequence ATGGACACCGAGCACATCCTCGAGATGCGCGGCATCACCAAGACCTTCCCGGGCGTCAAGGCCCTCTCCGACGTGAACCTGGCGGTACGCCGCGGCGAGATCCACGCGGTCTGCGGCGAGAACGGCGCCGGGAAGTCGACGCTCATGAAGGTCCTGTCGGGCATCTACCCGCACGGCACCTACGAGGGCGACATCCTGCTCGACGGGCAGGTGCAGGAGTTCCGCGGCATCCGCGACTCCGAGCGGCAGGGCGTGGTCATCATCCACCAGGAGCTCGCGCTGTCCCCGTACCTGTCGATCGCCGAGAACATCTTCCTCGGCAACGAGCGCGCGGCGCGCGGGGTCGTGGACTGGAACCGCACCAACGCCGAGGCCGCCCGGCTGCTCGAGCGCGTGGGTCTGACGGAGCGGCCCGACACGCGCGTCAGCGACATCGGGGTGGGCAAGCAGCAGCTCGTCGAGATCGCCAAGGCGCTGTCCAAGGAGGTCCGTCTGCTCATCCTCGACGAGCCGACCGCTGCCCTCAACGACGAGGACAGCGCCCACCTCCTCGGCCTCATCGAGGGGCTGCGCGGTCAGGGCATCACCTCGATCATCATCAGCCACAAGCTCAACGAGATCGAGGCGATCGCGGACACCACGACGATCCTGCGCGACGGCCGGACCGTGGAGTCCCTGGACATGCGGGGCGGCGAGCCGGTCAGCGAGGAGCGCATCATCCGCGGCATGGTGGGTCGCCCGCTCGACCACCGGTTCCCCGAGCACACGCCCCGCATCGGCGAGGAGGTGCTGCGGATCGAGGACTGGACCGTGCACCACCCGGTCGACCAGACGCGCAAGGTCGTCGACGGCGCCGGCCTCACGGTGCGCCGCGGCGAGATCGTCGGGCTCGCCGGGCTCATGGGCGCAGGACGCACCGAGCTGGCGATGAGCGTCTTCGGCCGCTCGTACGGCACGCGCATCTCCGGTCGCCTGTACAAGGACGGCCGGGAGATCACCGCGGCGAGCGTCCGGCAGGCGATCGCGCACGGCATCGCCTACGCGACCGAGGACCGCAAGCGGTTCGGCCTCAACCTCATCGACTCGGTGCAGCACAACGTCTCCGCGGCCGCTCTCGACAAGCTGTCGCGCGGGGGCGTCGTCGACCGGGAGGCCGAGGCCAGGGTCGCCGAGCAGTACCGCACGGAGCTCAACATCCGCACCCCGACGATCGCGGCGCTGGTGGGCAAGCTCTCGGGCGGCAACCAGCAGAAGGTCGTCCTGTCCAAGTGGATCTACGCCGACCCGGACGTCCTGATCCTCGACGAGCCGACGCGTGGCATCGACGTCGGGGCGAAGTACGAGATCTACACGATCATCAACAGGCTGGCGGACGAGGGCAAGGGCGTCCTGGTCATCTCCTCCGAGCTGCCCGAGCTCATCGGCGTCTGCGACCGGATCTACGCGTTCAGCCAGGGGTGCGTCACGGGCGAGGTGGCCCGGGCCGACGCGACCCAGGAGCACCTCATGCACTTCATGACGATGGACAAGGACGGGATCGCCCGATGA
- a CDS encoding ROK family transcriptional regulator encodes MSRRGAAAGSQTALREANRALVVGTVQRYGGLTQVELAAATGLSQATVSNIVRELLAAGLVDTAVTTRSGRRAQLVTLARRVGLVVGVQVGHRHLRVALGDFAHEVVAEQALPLPYEHPSDTTLDRAALLVMDLLERIGSDLEEVVGIGVGVPAPVDTDTGMVSVPGVMPGWEGEHLGQVLTKRLGRPVHVDNDANLGALAEATLGAARGYRDAVYVRASYGTGAGIVINGQVHRGFAGTAGEIGHVQVDPTGHICRCGSRGCLDTVVGEPALVAPLRAAHGSLALRDVIARTRQGDPGFVRVVADAGAAIGAVVAGLGTAVNPQCVVVGGELSETGEVLLGPLRESVRRRVLPNQIAPLEVVPARLGQRAEVVGALVLALRAADVPVRVTADLPGASAAADGRAEQG; translated from the coding sequence GTGAGCAGGCGAGGGGCGGCAGCGGGATCGCAGACCGCCCTGCGTGAGGCGAACAGGGCGCTGGTCGTCGGGACGGTGCAGCGGTACGGCGGGCTCACGCAGGTCGAGCTCGCCGCCGCGACCGGGCTGTCGCAGGCGACCGTGTCGAATATCGTCCGGGAGCTGCTCGCCGCGGGGCTCGTCGACACGGCCGTCACGACGCGCAGCGGCCGGCGCGCGCAGCTCGTCACGCTCGCGCGGCGCGTCGGGCTGGTCGTGGGGGTGCAGGTCGGCCACCGGCACCTGCGCGTCGCGCTCGGCGACTTCGCGCACGAGGTGGTGGCCGAGCAGGCACTGCCCCTGCCGTACGAGCACCCGTCGGACACGACGCTCGACCGGGCGGCGCTGCTGGTCATGGACCTGCTGGAGCGCATCGGCTCGGACCTCGAGGAGGTCGTGGGGATCGGCGTGGGCGTGCCCGCCCCCGTGGACACGGACACCGGCATGGTCTCGGTGCCCGGGGTGATGCCGGGCTGGGAGGGGGAGCACCTGGGCCAGGTGCTCACCAAGCGGCTGGGTCGCCCGGTGCACGTGGACAACGACGCCAACCTCGGTGCGCTCGCGGAGGCGACGCTCGGCGCGGCACGCGGCTACCGCGACGCGGTGTACGTGCGCGCGTCGTACGGCACCGGGGCGGGCATCGTCATCAACGGCCAGGTGCACCGGGGCTTCGCGGGCACCGCGGGGGAGATCGGGCACGTGCAGGTGGACCCGACGGGCCACATCTGCCGGTGCGGCTCGCGCGGCTGCCTCGACACGGTGGTGGGGGAGCCCGCACTGGTGGCGCCCCTGCGTGCGGCGCACGGCTCGCTGGCGCTGCGCGACGTCATCGCGCGGACCCGCCAGGGTGATCCCGGGTTCGTGCGCGTGGTGGCGGACGCCGGCGCCGCGATCGGGGCGGTGGTGGCCGGGCTGGGTACGGCGGTCAACCCGCAGTGCGTCGTGGTGGGTGGTGAGCTGTCGGAGACCGGCGAGGTGCTGCTGGGGCCGTTGCGCGAGTCGGTGCGCCGGCGCGTCCTTCCCAACCAGATCGCACCGCTCGAGGTGGTGCCGGCCCGGCTGGGGCAGCGCGCCGAGGTCGTCGGGGCGCTGGTGCTGGCCCTGCGCGCTGCGGACGTGCCCGTGCGGGTGACGGCGGACCTGCCCGGTGCGTCGGCCGCGGCCGACGGGCGTGCCGAACAGGGTTGA
- the mmsB gene encoding multiple monosaccharide ABC transporter permease gives MSTSTDVNVPSPMPPDTPRFSVAQRLQGLGGNARQYGIFAALVVIVLLFQVLTDGKLLLPNNLAALFQQNAHIMVLAIGMLMVIVAGHIDLSVGSVVAFVGGIVAVTMRDPIGLPWIAAVLVGLAVGALVGAWQGFWVAYVGIPAFIVTLAGMLVFRGLALVIVGETLAGLPPAFIRISKGSLPPALGYAGDMDVVTLVIGALAVAAIVLTQARARRALRRHDLHVEAFGLFVTKLVMIAAGIGALTVILSFSAGGTPIVLVIVGVLVVVYSFLMGRTVFGRHIYAIGGNRAAAALSGVDTRKVDFWIFVNIGLLAGVAAVLTTARAGAAVAAAGANFELDAIAACFIGGAAVTGGVGRIAGAIVGALIMGVLNMGLSILSVDPSWQQAIKGMVLLLAVAFDLINKRRAGTQ, from the coding sequence ATGAGCACCAGCACCGACGTCAACGTTCCCTCGCCGATGCCGCCGGACACCCCCCGGTTCTCGGTCGCCCAGCGGCTGCAGGGCCTCGGCGGCAACGCGCGGCAGTACGGCATCTTCGCCGCGCTCGTCGTCATCGTGCTGCTGTTCCAGGTGCTGACCGACGGCAAGCTGCTGCTGCCCAACAACCTCGCCGCCCTGTTCCAGCAGAACGCGCACATCATGGTGCTGGCCATCGGCATGCTCATGGTGATCGTCGCCGGTCACATCGACCTGTCGGTCGGGTCGGTCGTCGCGTTCGTGGGCGGGATCGTCGCGGTCACGATGCGCGACCCGATCGGTCTGCCGTGGATCGCGGCCGTCCTGGTGGGTCTCGCGGTCGGTGCGCTGGTGGGCGCCTGGCAGGGGTTCTGGGTCGCGTACGTCGGGATCCCCGCGTTCATCGTGACGCTCGCCGGCATGCTCGTGTTCCGCGGGCTCGCGCTGGTGATCGTCGGCGAGACCCTCGCGGGCCTGCCGCCGGCCTTCATCCGGATCTCCAAGGGGTCCTTGCCACCCGCCCTGGGGTACGCCGGCGACATGGACGTCGTCACCCTCGTGATCGGGGCGCTCGCGGTGGCCGCGATCGTGCTCACGCAGGCGCGGGCGCGTCGCGCGCTGCGCCGCCACGACCTGCACGTCGAGGCGTTCGGCCTGTTCGTCACGAAGCTCGTGATGATCGCTGCGGGCATCGGGGCCCTGACGGTCATCCTGTCGTTCTCGGCCGGCGGCACGCCCATCGTCCTGGTGATCGTCGGCGTGCTGGTCGTCGTGTACTCGTTCCTCATGGGCCGCACGGTGTTCGGTCGGCACATCTACGCCATCGGCGGCAACCGCGCGGCGGCGGCGCTGTCCGGGGTCGACACCCGCAAGGTCGACTTCTGGATCTTCGTCAACATCGGCCTGCTCGCGGGTGTCGCGGCCGTCCTGACGACCGCGCGGGCGGGCGCCGCCGTGGCGGCCGCCGGTGCGAACTTCGAGCTCGACGCGATCGCCGCCTGCTTCATCGGTGGTGCCGCCGTCACCGGCGGTGTCGGACGGATCGCCGGGGCCATCGTCGGTGCACTCATCATGGGCGTGCTCAACATGGGCCTGTCCATCCTGTCGGTCGACCCCTCGTGGCAGCAGGCGATCAAGGGGATGGTGCTGCTGCTGGCGGTGGCGTTCGACCTGATCAACAAGCGGCGCGCGGGTACGCAGTAG